The window tacgaacactgtcactgcagatttgacaaaacacaaagaaggtaccaatgtgagatttctaaaaatagctacagcacttgactccaggtttaagaatctgaagtgccttccaaaatctgagagggatgaggtgtggagcatgctgccaggagtcttaaaagagcaacactccaatgcgggaACTAcggaacctgaaccaccaaaaaagaaaatcaaccttctgctggtggcatctgacccagataatgaaaattaacatgcgtcggtctgcaccgCTTTGGAGtcttatcgagcagaaccagtcatcaccatggacgcatgtcccctggaatggtggttgaagcatgacggatgtgacgaactgggcctgttctcactgtggtctgtgaatgctgacaggggagtgtgctgggatggtctgcattggaggatgggatctgcccgagggcgcatacctgagtgtgtaacatgagaacccaggaaggggttgaaggcgaggcgactccttagctgaacaaaggctgtgggaggggtcgctgaagggagagtgctggaagcaggctggaaggaggctggagagatggctgggaggcagagatggctctgaccccccaaaggggggtgggctggcatgccctgggaccccaagctggacctaactgaggggggccctgttgtctgtgcctgcaagacctgtcttggactgtattcctgtcatccaaataaaccttctgctttactggctggctgagagtcatggtgaatcgcaggaagccgggggtgcagggccctgagtcccccaatactccgtgacaacgggacatatgaatctttagcacatttggcatgtgaatatcttgtgacgccggctacaacagtgccatgagaacccctgttctcattttcaggtgacattgtaaacaagaagcgggcagtgttatctcctgcaaatgtaaccaaacttgtttgtctgagcgattggctgaacaagaagtacgactaagtggacttgtaggctctaaagttttacattgttctgtttttgaacgcaggtttgtttgttttttgtacataatttgacatttgtaagttcaactttcaggataaagagattgcactccagtacttgtattaggtgaactgaaatactctatttttgttttttacagtgcaaatgtttgtaataaaataaatagaaagtgagctctgtacactttgtatttagtgttgtaattgaaattaatatttgaaaatgtagaaaacatccaaaactatttaaataaatggtattctattcttgtttaacagtgccattaatcgtgcaattaattgtgattaatttatttaatcgCATGACGGCCCTAATTAATACAGCCTCGCCCAGGCACCTGCAGCActatagctggggaaactgaggcacagcaagagcCTCCCCCACGGTGTGtcaagggcagagcagggaacagaacccaggcgtcctggcttaGGCAGTGGTGCTGCCATGAGAGGGTTAATGGAGGGGCCCTGACGCAGGATCTGGcatgggaggggggggttggtgtttttcttttctaccttTTTTTCCATTAACCTCTGGGCGTGGTGCCACCCTCCTGCAACAGGAAACAGGAGACAAGGGGAACctggcacccagccagccagcctccccctccccccacatagcAACCCAACAGCCACTCGTGCCCTCCCGAAATGTGAGACCCTCACTGCAGCGCCCACGGCTGCCATAGGCTCCTGGCCACGCACCGAGCGATTGATGGGAACCCTGACCCGCAGCTCCCTGCTAGTCTGTCCCTcggctcccccacacacacaccctcacaccATGTCCAGCctgtgcagggcagggctggtgtcTGACACCAGGCTCCACCCCATGCACGGCCATCCCGGGCCCCCAACCGCCGCTAAGCCCACGGGTGTCTGGACCCACACGCCTGGCGTGGCCAGAACAATCCTTACCACGCAGCGCGCTGGGCCGGCCTGGGATTCCAACACGGGGCACTGCCAGCATCTCCCCACGGCCGGGCCTGGGCCAGGGCTCTGGTTATGGGCACCAGGCTCTGCCATGGTGGGGCCTCCGAGCGCTCGGGCAGAGGGAATGTGTCACTGATGGGACAGGTTGAATTTAGCTCCTGCTCCAAATCCAAGTGTGAAAACGAAGAGAGAACGCGGTCTGTCACCCCCACGGGCCCGCGCCGCCGTTCGGCTCACACCACAGCACCAACCTCGCACAAATCACCGGTTGGGCTCGGCTTTCTTAATTAAAAAGTTTTCTTCTGTTTATTCACACAAAGGTATAAAAATTGGCGATGCCGTTTCACCTGGCCCCAGAGCCCCCTATCCCTGCCCGCCCCACCCAGCTTCCTGTCTTCGGGAACAGTTTCGTCCCCCGGATGAGCAGCAGGCATAGGGGCTGGGTCGGTTCATTGCCCCTCGTCTGGTCGCCTACACCAGCTGGAACGAGACCCCAGCTCTCCCATGTgccagccaatgctcaaacccatGGGCCGCGCTGTCACTCCTTGTAGCGGGCTGGCTCCTTTCCTGACAGGGCAATACCCAGTTCAGCTCTCTGCCCGCTTGTGGCATGAGGGGCTTTGTGCCCTAGACTCAGGGCCCTCTGTGCGCCCAAGGCAGGAGGGCAGGTCTCTGCCAGGCTGTACGGGGCTGGTACGGACCGCGGGCCCTGGCCACTCAGGGCTGAGAACGTCCCGCTCAGGTCAGTGGTTTTGCTGCGGTGGCCCTGCTAAGCGGAGGGCCTGGTGACTGGCACAGATGGGAGCTGGGCCGTAGCGTGTGCCCTAGACCACCAAATCGGCCCTGGCCGCGGCCTGGGAGGCCTTGCTGCCCATGGAGGGAGCTTGGGGCCGGAACAGCGCTGAGGGCTGGTAGTGGTTGGGGACGCTGCAGGCCGCCCCCTTGGCGCCCCCGTTGCCTGGGGGCAGGAAGTGCTGGCACTGCTCGTGCGCCTGGTTGGACCAGTTTTCCTGCTGCTCGTAGGAGGCGGCCGGGGGCTTGTTGGCCACCGTCCCCTGGCACCTGTCCTTGGCCAGCAGGTGGGCCAGCTCCACCAGGCTGAGCAGGGTGGAGACCACGCCCACCACGAAGTAGAAGAGGATGAAGATGGTTTTCTCGGTGGGCCGGGACACGAAGCAGTCCACGTAGTGGGGGCAGGGCGAGCGCTGGCAGGTGAAGTGTGGCTCCACATGGAACCCGTACAGCTGCCACTGCCCCACCAGGAAGCTGCTCTCAGCCAGGATGCGCATGGCCACGTTGACCAGGTAGAAGGTGCGGACGTGGTGGGTGCGCTGGCTGGGCTGCAGCCGGGGCGGGCCCGCGGAGCCGCCCTCCTCGCCCTGCCGCAGCTTGCCGCTCTGGTGCATGGCGTACATGACGAAGAGCAGGGCGGGCGCCGAGAGCACCACGATGTGGAAGACCCAGAAGCGGTAGTGGGAGATGGGGAAGGCCTTGTCGTAGCAGACCTGTTTGCAGCCCGGCTGCAGCGTGTTGCAGACAAACTCCTCCTGCTCGTCCTCGAAGATGTCGCTGCCCACCGTGGCCAGGATGAGGATGCGGAAGATCAGCATCACCACCAGCCAGAAGCGGCCCACCATGGGCGAGTGCTCCTGCACGGCGTCCAGCAGCGAGCTCAGGAAACTCCACTCGCccatggctggggccggggccggggccggggccgctctAGGGGAACCGCACCAGTTAGAGCTGCCGCCTGCTCTGGGCACCCAGGGGCCCCCGACGACAGCGTGGACATGGACCCCCTGCTAAACACAGCCCCCCTTAGCCGGGAGCCGTAagccagccatggggggggggggttgtgcgCCCAGGGTCAAGGCGGTTCTCATCCGTGGGGCTGCAGCGaccgccccccgccccggctcctcGCTGCCCGGACTGAGAGCTGCATCCACGAGCCGACCCGCGGTGGCACCCGGCCCAAGATGCCGGTGCACTGGCCATGCAGGAGCCCGGCTCTGTGCAGGGCGCAGGTGGGACAGGGAGGCTGGGACGGGCTCATGGTTTGTGAGCTGCTGACTCCCGGGGCGGGCTGGGCACGGGCTCCTCTCGAGCAGCAGGGGGACAGGGGCTGAAAGACCCAGGTCCCAGCCCACATGTGGGTcaggcccctgctccccacatgcGATGCCACCCCGCATGCAGCACCCACCTGCAGCCAGCTCGGCCCCCCCCTTGGAGGCAGCCGCTGCTGGCCACCAGCCCGGGCACCCCGGCACGGCGCTGGCCATGGGGCACCAGTCTTCTTGGTCACGCAGGGCCAGTcccgggggggctcagggcagaggctggcctgggctccccctttTAAAGccaaggggctggagggggtctAGACCCCTGTGGTGTCTGTTCCTGTCAGCTGTTGCGGCACCAAGGGGCAAAGGCCCTATCCCCATGGGGCCGGGCTGAGCGCCTCTGATGGGGGGGGGGCCCTGCTAGTGTCCAGTGAGTCGGGGCTGGGGGCCCAGGGACCCCCCGCAGGCCAGGATGTGCTCGTGGCCCACTCACCCCAGGTATCACCAGTGCCCGGGGGCTGGACACCCCCGTGCCCAGCCGGTCCCTCCAACCCTGGGgggcccagcctgccccaggtgggttttgggggaggggaggggcggcccCAGCCCACGAGGGGAGCGGAGCGGCGGGGGGGGCGTGCGAGGATGTGTCACGCGTGGTGCCAGCCGTGGGGCTCCCTGCCTGgggggtgcagccccccccccggactcacCCTGTCCCGGCCCGGCCGAGGGGCTCGCTGTGGGGACGGAGTCGGGGCTATGGCCCATGGGGGGCGCAGTcaccctttgcccccccccagcccggccggtaCCTGCAGGCGGCTCGTGCGGGGGCCGCGTCCCGGACCCGAACCCGGCTCGGCGCAGGCTGCCCGGGGCTCGCGCATTGTCCGGCCCGGGACTTTCCCTGCAGCTCCGCCTGGCGcctcttaaagagacagcgcagCCCCCCGGGGCAGCCCCCACCCTTGCAATcccgcccccccgtcccgcaaTCCCGCCCCCCGGggcggccccctccccccagccccgccccacggCCCCCTCCTCACAATCCTGCCCCCGGGGCAGCCCCACAGCTGACCAGCGGGCACCTGGCAGCATCTCCCTGCAGCATTGCTGCCcaagagctcggggggggggggggggggaaggggcgtcAGACCCCCCCTCCTCTTCCAGGTCCCATGCCCCAGGCCTATGGCAGTGGCAGAGGGATGGACcggttcttcccccctcccccgccctccaagcaggcagcaggggatggggctggaggggcCAAGGGCTGAGCTAAGGaatgaatttgggggggggggggggttggggctgcacagcaaagggaatgggggggggctcagactgTACCCACAGCAGAGACAGCCCccggtgccccattccctgcacccAGGAGCCCCATCACCCCATTCGCCAGGCTCCCCTGGGTAGGTCCCTCACCCAGCCCCCAATTCAGTCCCCACCCACAATTTCCCAGCTTCCCTCACCTGCCCCATCACCCAGAATCCCCCGGGGCCCAGCGCCCCCTTACCTGCTGGGTGTGGCTGCCGGGAGCCAGGCTGGCCCCACGCATCCCCTCACTAACCTCCTCGcaggcccagctcctggaggctctGGGCGGGGCACCAGGATGTGTCCCGGCTGAGACAGGAAAGCCCTTGACTGGCCCCTGCCCCGTGGGAAGACTGCACCCGAGCCCCAGGACCTTGACCTGTGCTGGGTTCGCGCCCAGCGCTGCAGCTGCGTGCCGGCGTTTCAGCTTTCGCTTTCCTCCCCGGTGCGAGCCTGCCTGGAAGAGCTTGGCAGGGCTCACGGGGTCCCTGGGGCAGGACAGCCAAGTGTCATGCCCAGCACGGCCAGCCTGGTGTCTGCAGACAAGGGCATGGGGGCACTGGCACCGAGGGCCTCGGTGAGCCACTGTACAGGTCTGAGCCCCCAACCCACAGGCTGCTCCGTGCCCCTGCTTGGGCGCTGCCCTTGGGAGCGTCTGGGCCTCTCCAGCCAGTCGCCAGCTGCCCCATGGAGCTCCCAAGGTGGCTGGGGCCCCAATGATCCCAGGGGTAGAGGGCAGGCTGGCATCTGCAGGGGCGTGGGCTGGGCAGCCCAGAGCACCCCGATTCCCCCAGCCAAACATCCATTGTCCAGGCAGGATCGCCAGCCCCTCCCGGAATGGCaccagccaggccaggccagggcgaAGCCGGGGGTGTCCGGTATTCAGGGCCAATTGCCAAACtcagcccctgcccttcccccaccccccaggcattGGCCTGGCAGCTGGAGTTAGTATCTGCTCACCATGCGACTGTGGCTGGGGGGTAACCCCAGAGTGCAGCCTAGAACGTTCCTGCTGGGCCGGGCTACCGTCCCCCCGGCCCAGGCTGTGGTGTCCCAGGCCAGTGTCTGCGCACCTTAGCCAGCTCTTTCAGGCTGTGGCGTGGTGCTGGCCAGCATATGCAAGGACAGGCGCCTGCAGGTCTGGGCTGGGGAACCGAGACCCAAAGGCCAGACTGGTGGCAAGGCCCCGTGTCAGGGCAGCAGGGCTTAGACACAAAGAGAATCGGGGTGtgttctcctcccccccgcccctgcacctcAGCCACGTCCCCCTGCGTTCTCCCTTGGTGCCAGGGACGCAGAGCTTGGAGCTGCCTAGCACAAGGTCCTGCTTTGTGTCTGACACATGGGGGCTCACCCTGGTGCCCAGCCCCACACCGCCTCCCCGCCAGCTGACAGGTGCCACGCCCTCGTCCCGCTGGCTGGGAGCATCCCCTCCTCCCGGCTGGGttcccccctcctgcagccaagcCCCCGCTGGAGTAGTCAGAGTTGGGGGAGGCCGGCATGGAGCCAGAACGCCCTGGTTCTAGGCCCACCTCTGGGCGTGGGGCCTAATGGGTCGAAGCAGGGGTGGGAactggggccaggactcctgggttctattccaggcgcTCCCATTCACTGGCTGGGTGAATCTGGGCTGGCCGTGTcaccctctctgtgcttcagtctcCCCCCGTGTAAAATGGGGCTACCGCTGAGCTCAGAGATCGGGCTGCAAACACACATTGATTGAAGAGTTCTGTAACTGTGGGTCCTGGACATGTTGTGGGCTGTGTGGCTCCCGTGCCAGGGGCATGTGCACCCCATGTGTGTGtgaggcccctcccctgcccagggcatATAGGGCAGAGCCgccacaggcccccccccccatgtctcgCACTAGTTCAGACTCCCAGAAAAGGCCGCTGacaaagcagggctggggactgggCTTTGGGCTCCAGTGGGTGACAAAGGACCTCGAGGTGAGCCTGCTCGCTCCAGGCGAGCGGggactgaggggaggggggcttcaGGAGTCCGGCCTCCTGCCAGCAAACCCTGCGACACGGCCCTGTCCCACCTGGTGCCTGAGCTCGCAGCCGGGGCAAGGGCGCGGTGTCAGCTCCGGGAGGCCTAACTCCACGGCGCGGCTTTGCAAGCGTTGGGTTTGGGGCTGGTCCTGCAGCTAGTGGAGCCAGCGTTAATCCTGGGCGGGAAGGGGGCTAGCAGACGACTGACAGATGGCTAGTCACTGCCTGGTCCATTTGGCtagcgtgggggtggggaagggctggcAAAACAGCAAGCCAGGGAGACACAGGGCAGCCCAAAGGCCTTTGCAGCGCACACCTGGACCGGGCACCAGCAGCCGCAGGGACACACTGCACTGCTGAGTGCCTGGCAGGAGGGACGGGGGCAGAAGGCGCTGGAACGAGGGGCTGTAGCTGGTCACAAGGCCGGGGCACCTGTCTCCCGTGTGCGCCTCAAGCGCTCAACCTGCTTGGGTTGGCTGCAGGGCACCTGGCTGGACAGTGGCACGTGGGGGCCTTACCAGGCCTGTGGCCCA of the Malaclemys terrapin pileata isolate rMalTer1 chromosome 25, rMalTer1.hap1, whole genome shotgun sequence genome contains:
- the GJD3 gene encoding gap junction delta-3 protein, with translation MGEWSFLSSLLDAVQEHSPMVGRFWLVVMLIFRILILATVGSDIFEDEQEEFVCNTLQPGCKQVCYDKAFPISHYRFWVFHIVVLSAPALLFVMYAMHQSGKLRQGEEGGSAGPPRLQPSQRTHHVRTFYLVNVAMRILAESSFLVGQWQLYGFHVEPHFTCQRSPCPHYVDCFVSRPTEKTIFILFYFVVGVVSTLLSLVELAHLLAKDRCQGTVANKPPAASYEQQENWSNQAHEQCQHFLPPGNGGAKGAACSVPNHYQPSALFRPQAPSMGSKASQAAARADLVV